The nucleotide window GGGTCCCATATCGCGCGGCGCACTGTAGGGGCATTGCCTCAGGTTTGCTTCCAGAATATCCGGGATGTCCGTTAATGGCTGCCGCCCTTAACGGACGTCGATGCTGGGGCGGACTGCCTCCGGTACCGGGGGTAGAGCGGACGTGGAGTAGGGCAGATCACACCCTGGTTCGACCAGACTGAGAGTATTTGGGGCGAGCTTGCCAAGCCCAGCAGGAACATTGCCTCTGTTTGTTGCGGGTGTCGAAATTCGACTCCGGGGCAATCGACATCCTCCTCGCAGCGCTTCTCCCTGCATAAATGCGCTCCTGACCGCCGCTGAGGCGTGCCGCGACTTGCGTGGGGGACGTGGCGTCTCGATCCCCAGGGCACATTTGGTTGGGGTCGAGGATGGGTGGACGTGCTGCCCTTCAGTTCGCCCTTGATTTCAAGCGATTATACTATTCTCGCAGAAATAGTATAACGGACACGTTCTTCTTTCATCCCATTCTTCTTTCATCCCATTGAGAGTGCAGGGTAAATCATTGGAATCGCAAGACTATCGTTTCTCCGTGCCCCCATGATGGATTGGAGCGAAAGTGCAATTCTTTCAAATGATTAGAGCGCCGCGTGTGCACGACGTGTGCACTGGGCAAGAGAGAAATCTATTAATGGCAAATCTGAGCAGCTCTCTCCGAGGCGTGTTGTAGACGTCGGGATGCGTGCGACGCGGACGGATCGGATTGATTGGAGCAGAATGCTCCGCTTTCGATCGAGAAGCTGAACTCACTCTTCTGGTGTGGAGAACGGGACCGATCTTCGTCTTTGCCGGCGGGGCAGGGGCGCGCCTTCAGGATGCCGTCCAGATCTACGCGCTCATCTGCGCAAGCGCCCGGTCCTCGCGCGGCAAGTCGAGCCGGTCCCAGACATCGATCAGCGCCGTGGCGAGCGCTTCGATCATGTCGTCGTCGTGATGGGGCGAAGGCGTGATGCGCAGCCGCTCCGTACCGCGCGGCACGGTCGGGTAGTTGATCGGCTGGATATAGATTCCATGCTCGGTGAGCAGGAGGTCACTTGCCTCCTTGCAGTACTCTGGATCGCCGACGAGGACGGGTATGATGTGCGTCTCGCTCGGCATGACCGGGAGCTCGGCCGCCCTAAGTACTGCCTTCGTGCGCGCTACGCGGCGCTGATGCTGCTCGCGCTCCCCGTTGGAGCTCTTGAGGTGGCGAATTGCTGTGGTTGCTGCGGCACAAATCGGCGGCGGAAGGGCTGTGGTGAAAATAAAGCCAGGCGCGTATGAGCGCACCGCATCAATCAGCGCGGCATCGCCCGCAATGTATCCGCCAAGACAGCCGAAAGCCTTGGCAAGCGTTCCCTCGATGACGTCGACGCGGTGCGCCGCGCCCGCGCGTTCCGTGATGCCGCCGCCGCGCGAGCCATACAGGCCGACCGCATGCACCTCGTCGCAATAGGTCATCGCGTCGTAACGCTTGGCAAGATCGCAAATGCCGTTGATGGGGGCGACGTCACCATCCATGGAATAGAGGCTCTCAAACACGATCAGCTTCGGCCGTTGGGGCTCGACCTGTTTGAGCAGCTCTTCGAGGTGGCCGAGATCGTTGTGACGCCAGATATGCTTCTCCGTCCCCGACTGGCGCACGCCCTCGATCATCGAGTTGTGATTGAGCGCGTCGGACAGAATCGTGCAGCCGGTCATTAGCCGGGCAATCGTTGCAATTCCGGTCTGGTTCGAGACGTAACCGGAAGTGAACACTAGCGCCGCCTCCTTGCCGTGCAGGTCGGCCAACTCGCGCTCAAGCTCGACCAGTGGATGACTGGTGCCGGCGATGTTACGCGTGCCGCCCGCGCCGGTGCCCATGCGGATCGCGGTCTCGACCATGGCGCCGATCACTTTCGGGTGCTGCCCCATCGCGAGGTAGTCGTTGGAACACCAGATCACGACGCTGCGTGGGCCCGCAGGCGAGTGCCAGATGGCGCGGGGATAGCGCCCGGCGATGCGCTCAAGATCGGCAAAGACGCGGTAGCGCCGTTCGTCCCGTAACTGCGCGAGGGCGTGAAGGAAATAGCTGTCGTAATTCATGACAGCCTTCCCGGCTGCGACGCTCTCATTGGCCGTGCAATTCCTTGGTCAGGACGAGCTCTCATTGCGTTGATCATCCCCGATGACTTGCATTCTAGCGCGCCTTTGCCATGGCGCCGCGCACCGCCTCGGCGATGCGGTCGCCTGGCGTGTTGGCGTCGAACCCGCGCGCGAATTTGCCTTCAGGGTCCATCAGGTAGAGATAGGTGCTGTGGTCCATGAGATCGTTCTTAGCGTCTGGCCCGCTCTTATGAGGTGCGTAGTAGACCCCATACTCCTGGGCAACGGCAGCGATCTGCTGCGGCGTGCCCGTGAGCCCGACGATCCTCGGATCAAATGAGTGGGTGTAGTTCCCCATGACGGCCGACGTATCGCGCTGCGGATCGACTGTGATGAACAACGGTTGGAGCTTGTCGGCGTCGGGGCCGAGATCCTCGAGCGCGGCGGCAATCTCAAGGAGTGCCGTCGGGCAGCTATCTGGGCACGAAGTGAAGCCGAAATAGACCAGAAGCCATTTCCCACGGTAGGTCTGATCCGTGACCGTCGTACCGTCAGGTGAGGTGAGGGTGAACGGACCGCCGATTGTCACCGGCGAGTTAGCTCCGCGTACGAGCGGTTGACTCAACACCAAGACGGTCGCGACAGCAATGCCAAAAGGCATTGCCCGCCCGAGGTGCGAAAATATGGGACGGCGACGCATCAGATGCCTCCCCGCGACGGTGCTTATCCGCCACAAACCTCCGTCTCGTTTCAGCAGGTGTTTCTTAGACGATTTTTGCCCTCAGGCTTCATAAGCTTTGCTTAAGGTTTCGAAAAGGAGTTCTGATTTTCCTAACCCCCGTAAATGGCGGTTAGCTCTCGATGAATTTTCGTGCGGACATCAAAGATCAAGAGAGTGCTGTGATGACTGGCTTAGCCATGAAGTGGCTGATCGGGGCGTCGTCGATGGTCGCGGCGGTGGCAACGCCGCTCCCGGCGCCAGCCTACGAAGCGGGCCCGGTCGCGGGCGGCGGATCGATCACCGGCAAGGTCGTATTCAACGGACCCCCCGGCACCCGAAAGGTAATTCCGACAAAGGACATCGAGGTCTGCGGCGGCCCCTACGAGGAGACGCTCATCCAGGTCGGGCCGGACAAGGCGGTGCAGAACGCCGTCGTGTACCTGACCGATATCGCGAAAGGAAAAGCCTGGCCTGCGGACGCCAAGAAGCCGGAGATCGACAACAAGAAGTGCAAATTCGAACCCAACATTCAGGTGATACGCGTGGGTGGGCTGGATGTCGTCAACAGCGATCCGATGCTCCACAACACGCACGGCTATTACGGCAAGCGCACGGTGTTCAACCTCGCTCTCCCCAACCAGGGTCAGCGGATTCCTGTCGAGTTGCCGCGGCCGGGTGAGGTGCGCATCGATTGTGACGCACATGGCTGGATGGAAGCGTTTATCTATGTCGCCGACAATCCCTACTACGCCGTCACCGGCGCCGACGGCAAATTCACCATCTCCGACATTCCGGCCGGAAACTACAAGCTGCTCGTGTACCACCCCTTCACTGGTCCAAACGAGCAGGCGGTGACCGTTGCGGCGGGGAAGCCGAGCGATCTGAACATCGAACTGAAGAAGGGCGCCTCTTCGATCCAGGGCGGCTCCGGCAAGTAACGGGTTTTGCGGCTCTACTTGCGACAATCGAGCCGAAGAAATGTGGTGAGGACGCGGACGGTCGGGACCGCGTCGCGTGAGAGGAGCGACGCCTTGTAATGACCCATCGCAAGGGAGGAAACCCATGTCCGAGCTTGAGCGCGATCGGCGTGAAATGGCCGCGGTGCTCCAACAGCCCGGGGTGCGTCCTGACCCCTCGCTGCGGATTACCCGGCGCACCTTTGTTCACAAATCATGTCTCGTCGGAGCCGCGACCGTAGCGGAGACCTTCGCCTGGTGGCCGCTGCTCAACACCCTCGACGTCGCTTATGCGGCGGAGGCGCCATTCAAGTTTGCCTGGATTTCCGACACCCATCTCTATCCGAAATCACTCAATACGCGCTTCGTCGAGAAGACGGTGCGTGCCGCCAAGGAGGTACAGGCCATGAGTCCTCCGGCCGACTTCCTGATCTTCGGCGGCGACCTGGCCCAACTTGGCAAGGTCGAGGAACTCGAGCTCGGGGTGGAGCTCTTGAAAGAAGTCAACATCCGCAAGGTCTTCATCCCCGGCGAGCACGATTGGTACCTCGATATGGGCAAGAAATGGGGCGAGCTGTTCGGTCAGCCCCACTGGACCTTCGACCACAAGGGCGTGCGGTTTATCGGGCTCGACACCGTCAGTCGCGGCCCGGACTATTGGACGGCGAGGAAAATGAGTCCCGAGGAGCGCATGGGGCACATGGCCACGCTCGACGGAACAGTCGCCGGCGCGTGGGCAGGCGTGGGCCGCGATCAGCTCGACTGGCTGCAGAAGACGCTTGCCAATTGGGATCGGAATCGGCCGGTCGTCATCTTCAGCCACAATCCGCTCTACGAGTACTATCCGCCGTGGAACTTCTGGGTGCGGGATTGGCGCGAGGTGAACGAGGTGCTCAAGCCCTACACCAAAGTCACCAACATTCACGGTCACACGCATCAGGTGCTCTATAACGAAATCGGCACCATGCGCTCGATCGGCATGCTGGCAACCTCATGGCCTTGGCCTTACGCCCCGGAGGGAGTGCCGAAGCTGACGAAGCCGATGATCCGGGTCGACCCTGGTGATCACTTCGACGGGGTCGGTTGGGCTAAGATCGACGTCAGCGCCGAGGACAAAGTCGACGCCGAATACATGATGTGGCGCAAGCAGGTGTACGCGCAGTCACCGGATGACTATGCGAAGAGCATTACCGAGGTTTTGCGGCCTCGGATCGCCGACAACATGTGGCCATACTAGGAGAATGGTCATGACCGCGCCCATTACACGTTTCATCCTGTTCCGCGCCGCCCCGGCGGTAGCGCTTGCCGTTATGGTCGGCCCTGCGACTGCACACAAGGACCCAGTGACGCCGCAGCTGCTGAAGGCCTACCAGGAAGTGTTCATGGAGCAGGTCCGCAAGGGCGACTTGCTGTTCCATGGCGATGCCAAAACCGAGGAGGCGATGGGGGTCGTGTTGTCTAAGACGGGAATGGCGTGTGCTATGTGCCATCCGATGACTGCCGATACCCACCCCGCCACGTTCCCGAAGTTCCAGGCGCAGATGGCCAAGTTCGCGACGCTGCGCGACATGATCAATTGGTGCATCGAGAAGCCCAACCAGGGAGAAAAGATCGCCGATGACTCGGAAGCGATGAAGGCTTTGGAAGCCTACATCTACTGGTCGCAGAGCGGCACGGTCTTGAACCCGGGCAAGTTTTGATTTCGATTTTGCGAAGTGGAGGCTTCTAGCGCGGGTCAGTGCTATCGAAGCTGCATCCGCCTGAGAGCAGGAGAGAATGCATTAGCGGACAGGCAAGGGGAATGCTTTATGGCGGAAGTGTTTCCTGCAGAGAGATTGCGGGGCAGGTTCAGCGGGATCAATCTGGATGATCTGGTCGATTGGCGCGTAGTCCGAACCTGGCTTTACTTTGGCATGTTCTGGCTCCTCGTCACGCCTTCGGTCGGCGTGGCAATCTCGGGTCTCTTCAACTATCCGGACTACCTTGGAACCAATAATCTAGGGCTGACCTTTGGCCGGCTGCGGCCGGTTCATGTCAATGGCGTCATCTTCGGCGCCTTTTCGGCCCTCTTCATCGGCGAATGTCACTATTTGGTCCCGCGCCTCTGCGGCGTGCGGGTACCATGGCCACAATGGGGCGTACCGCTGGCATGGCTGTACAACATCAGCCTGGCGGCGGGGCTGATCTCGCTGCCTTTTGCGCAGAACCATGGTCTGGAGGCAGGCGAGCTTCCGCTCTTCGCAGAGATTCCCATCTTCATCGTCATCGCGGCGACGACGGCACAGTTCCTCTTCACCATCGCGCAACGACTCGAGGCGCCGCTCTATGTGGCGCTCTGGTATCTCATTGGGGCCTTCGTATGGACGACGATGAATCTGCTGCTGGGCAGCTTTATCCTCCCCTACACGATTCCAGGCATTAACAGCGCCGCGTTCCACGGCCTCTACATCCACTACATTGTCGGATTATGGATCACGCCCGCAGGCTACGTGCTCATCTACTATTTCCTGCCGGTTAGTGTGCGCAATCCGCTCTACGCACACCAGCTGTCGCTGGTGGGCTTCTGGTCGCTCGCGCTGTTCTATCCCTTCGTTGGCATCCACCATTATCTGTATAGCCCGATCGCCGATTGGACCGAGACTCTCGCGATCATCACCTCCATGTTGCTGATCATTCCCGTGTGGACGGTGCTCGTGAATTTCTTCGGCACCGTGAAGGGGCGTTGGGATGGTTTCGGCAAGAATCTCCCGGCAAAGTTCCTGATCATGGGATCGCTGATGTACCTGGCCGGTTGCTTCCAGGGCTCGACTGAGGCGTTGCGGTCGATCCAGCAGCCCACCCATTTCACCGATTTTGTGATCTCGCACTCACACCTCACGGTTTTCGGCACATTCGTGGTCTGGGCGATGGGCGGTCTGATTTACGTGTGGCCGCGCGCCTTCAAACGCGAGCTTTGGTCATGGACGCTTGGCAACTGGTCGTTCTGGCTAATCACTGTCGGTATTTCCACCATGGGTCTGGTGCTGACCGCCGGCGGTCTGCAGCAAGGCTTCGAATGGATGAATGGCACCGAGTGGCTCGATACGGTGGTCCGGATGAAAGCCTATTGGCTGGTGCGTACTCTCAGCGGCATCACGATGGACATCGGGATGTCCCTGCTCGTCTTCAATCTTATGATGACCGCGCTCAGTCGACCGGCCGAGGAAAGAGAGCCCATCGCAGCCCCAGGTGCAGCCCCGATTCCCGCCGGAGGGCAAGCTGAATGAGTGCGCGCTTTGTCGCTCTGGTAGCCGGGGTTTTCTTCTTCTTCCTTGCCGTGGTCACCCAGGGCATCCTACCCTTTATTGAGCCGACGGCGCGGACGACCGACGTGACCGCCGTGGTCCGCACCGATTTTGGTCAGCTCAAATGGATGGTGACCGAGGCCACTGATTATACGCCGCTGCAGCAGCTCGGTCGCCAGGTGTATCTGCGCGAGGGGTGTTGGTACTGCCATTCGCAATACGTCCGTCCGGTGACCGGCGAGACGCGCCGTTGGGGTCCGGTCTCCGAAGCAGGCGAATACGCCTTCGATGTGCCTCACCTATGGGGCACGCGGCGT belongs to Bradyrhizobium icense and includes:
- the hemA gene encoding 5-aminolevulinate synthase, which encodes MNYDSYFLHALAQLRDERRYRVFADLERIAGRYPRAIWHSPAGPRSVVIWCSNDYLAMGQHPKVIGAMVETAIRMGTGAGGTRNIAGTSHPLVELERELADLHGKEAALVFTSGYVSNQTGIATIARLMTGCTILSDALNHNSMIEGVRQSGTEKHIWRHNDLGHLEELLKQVEPQRPKLIVFESLYSMDGDVAPINGICDLAKRYDAMTYCDEVHAVGLYGSRGGGITERAGAAHRVDVIEGTLAKAFGCLGGYIAGDAALIDAVRSYAPGFIFTTALPPPICAAATTAIRHLKSSNGEREQHQRRVARTKAVLRAAELPVMPSETHIIPVLVGDPEYCKEASDLLLTEHGIYIQPINYPTVPRGTERLRITPSPHHDDDMIEALATALIDVWDRLDLPREDRALAQMSA
- a CDS encoding SCO family protein, producing the protein MRRRPIFSHLGRAMPFGIAVATVLVLSQPLVRGANSPVTIGGPFTLTSPDGTTVTDQTYRGKWLLVYFGFTSCPDSCPTALLEIAAALEDLGPDADKLQPLFITVDPQRDTSAVMGNYTHSFDPRIVGLTGTPQQIAAVAQEYGVYYAPHKSGPDAKNDLMDHSTYLYLMDPEGKFARGFDANTPGDRIAEAVRGAMAKAR
- a CDS encoding carboxypeptidase regulatory-like domain-containing protein, with translation MTGLAMKWLIGASSMVAAVATPLPAPAYEAGPVAGGGSITGKVVFNGPPGTRKVIPTKDIEVCGGPYEETLIQVGPDKAVQNAVVYLTDIAKGKAWPADAKKPEIDNKKCKFEPNIQVIRVGGLDVVNSDPMLHNTHGYYGKRTVFNLALPNQGQRIPVELPRPGEVRIDCDAHGWMEAFIYVADNPYYAVTGADGKFTISDIPAGNYKLLVYHPFTGPNEQAVTVAAGKPSDLNIELKKGASSIQGGSGK
- a CDS encoding metallophosphoesterase family protein yields the protein MSELERDRREMAAVLQQPGVRPDPSLRITRRTFVHKSCLVGAATVAETFAWWPLLNTLDVAYAAEAPFKFAWISDTHLYPKSLNTRFVEKTVRAAKEVQAMSPPADFLIFGGDLAQLGKVEELELGVELLKEVNIRKVFIPGEHDWYLDMGKKWGELFGQPHWTFDHKGVRFIGLDTVSRGPDYWTARKMSPEERMGHMATLDGTVAGAWAGVGRDQLDWLQKTLANWDRNRPVVIFSHNPLYEYYPPWNFWVRDWREVNEVLKPYTKVTNIHGHTHQVLYNEIGTMRSIGMLATSWPWPYAPEGVPKLTKPMIRVDPGDHFDGVGWAKIDVSAEDKVDAEYMMWRKQVYAQSPDDYAKSITEVLRPRIADNMWPY
- a CDS encoding c-type cytochrome: MTAPITRFILFRAAPAVALAVMVGPATAHKDPVTPQLLKAYQEVFMEQVRKGDLLFHGDAKTEEAMGVVLSKTGMACAMCHPMTADTHPATFPKFQAQMAKFATLRDMINWCIEKPNQGEKIADDSEAMKALEAYIYWSQSGTVLNPGKF
- a CDS encoding cbb3-type cytochrome c oxidase subunit I; amino-acid sequence: MAEVFPAERLRGRFSGINLDDLVDWRVVRTWLYFGMFWLLVTPSVGVAISGLFNYPDYLGTNNLGLTFGRLRPVHVNGVIFGAFSALFIGECHYLVPRLCGVRVPWPQWGVPLAWLYNISLAAGLISLPFAQNHGLEAGELPLFAEIPIFIVIAATTAQFLFTIAQRLEAPLYVALWYLIGAFVWTTMNLLLGSFILPYTIPGINSAAFHGLYIHYIVGLWITPAGYVLIYYFLPVSVRNPLYAHQLSLVGFWSLALFYPFVGIHHYLYSPIADWTETLAIITSMLLIIPVWTVLVNFFGTVKGRWDGFGKNLPAKFLIMGSLMYLAGCFQGSTEALRSIQQPTHFTDFVISHSHLTVFGTFVVWAMGGLIYVWPRAFKRELWSWTLGNWSFWLITVGISTMGLVLTAGGLQQGFEWMNGTEWLDTVVRMKAYWLVRTLSGITMDIGMSLLVFNLMMTALSRPAEEREPIAAPGAAPIPAGGQAE